From Falco naumanni isolate bFalNau1 chromosome 4, bFalNau1.pat, whole genome shotgun sequence:
CTGTTACGAGTTAATGTACTGATATACAGCACTTCTGGAAGAAATTGCTGTTCTAAAAGtttcagaaaggctgaaatTGTCAAAACATAAATATGCTGGTCACAAATCTGAAGTCAGAAAAGCCTCTGTAGGAAGTGTTGGCACGGTTGTAGGCTTTAGCCAAAACCAGGATTTTATGTGCAATCTGCTTTTACAAAGTTCAAAAACAAGATTTACAAAAGTTCTGCAAAGCCTAATCCTGGGTTACGCTCTGGCATCAGTCCTTCTGGGTCAGTTTGACTGTTCTTAGCGTTTTACTTTGGgaggaaagaaacccaaacccttGTTTTGAGATTGCTAATAAAACCCCTACCCTTGGTCTAACAGTGATCTGATAGCTAATCACACTATCATTTCCGTCATGATGATGCATAAACACGTGCTGAAAAGTGTAAGTTTCCATTTGTACAATCACTTCTTATGTGTTTTCAGCATGGACCGAGCATTGCCGAGATGATGGTGACTTTGGGACCCAAAGAAGTGTGTGGACGAATACGCAAAGCACTATCTAGCTAATATGGGACAGAAATGACACTGACAGCCAGCCCATGGACTCAGATGGTGTAGGCAGCATGCATCATTGTCCCAGACCTGTATTTTTTGATCTCAGCATGATGCCTTTGATCAGATGAGCTGGGCTTTAGACCAGGCAGGAGTCACCATAATGTTTCCAGGTCTGTATGTATCTGCAGTAAGCATAAACCACTTTGGGGGAGAAACCAAACACAGATTTAGGTCTGTCCTGCTTTCATCTGTGCAAACAGCCTGGTTTTCAGGTTGggagaaaaagacatttatcaGGGTTTAAATTCAGACCAGGTGGACAGAAAGTAGTGCTATTTCTGGTATCAGCATAGTTCATGTCAAGTGATCTGTCTCTTTTTGGAGAGGTCCTAGTAATCAGGGTACCTACAGCTACGACTACACAGGCCCACAACAAATACCATGGGAAGGGTATTTTTATACGTATTaactatatatgtatatatataatatgtatattaTAGCCCTCTTAGCTGCCTTGGTGTCCTGCTGGGCTGAGTGAGCTGCTTAGAGAGGGACACTCTTCTCCCCGTGTACAGTCACATGCGTGGTTTTGCTAAAAATACACCTGACCAGGAGactggggtgttttttcctcttttggatGATGACCTTTTAAGTATTAAATTAATGTGGTGACTTCTGATTCTGTTCTCGCAAGTGTGTGCTCGCTCTGCATGCCAGTGAGGGGAGGAGCAGCCAGAGGGGCGGTGGCGGGGAGGGATGTTTTACCAAGCCAGCCCACACCCACAGCGTACACTTCCACACCACAAACACTCGTGTGGGCTTCCCGCGGGGCGAGTGGAGGCACACGAGGAGCTACGGCGGGTGGATCTGCTTCCTGCGAGCGGCGGGGTGGAGCGGAGCAGGAGTCCATGGCTGGCGCTGGGGAGCTGGAGCGGTGGCTCAGTgagtggggctgggagctggggctggcccccagccctgtctGGGTAGGCACTGGAGCAGCTTCAGCACTGTGGGGAAGGGCCCATTTACTCCACGGACCCCCTTTAGGGTGATGTTCATAGGTGCTGTCTTAGCCTGCTGCATCTCTCCTGTCCATCCTCAGCCCCAGTCCTGCCAAAGCTGTTTGAACACTGGACTGGGGAATGAATCAAGCCAAAAAAGACTGTTTTCCCCAATTCAGCCGTGCAGCCAGAGCTTTGGGATGGGTCCTTGTGCAGCCCTGTTGCAGAAGGGTAAACCGTGCCTGTATTCCAGCACGGCAAGGTTTGCAGTCCAGTCCTGGGGGAGCTGTCTGTAAATGCTCTTTAACAGTTTCTTGTGCTCTGTGCTAAAAGCGACATCGTGCTGTTGCTGCCTTCAACACCTCAGTTTGTGCCTGACTTTGACTCTCTAAGAGTGTGTGCTCAAGGACTGTATTTTTAGGCAGATTCTAGTAACAGCTGTTTCCTGCTCATCCTGCGTCTTCTATTTCTGCCCGTTTACAAAAAGCCCTAAAGCAGTTGGTAGCAGTGCAAGGTCTGAGCTGCTTCCTGCCCTGTGCCACTCGCTTGCATGCCTCTCACACTGTGgctgtttattctttcttcattattttttttttcctgtgtaagaTAAAGCCACCGACCCAAGTGTCCCCGAGGAAAACTGGGAATGCATCCAGCAGTTCTGTGACCAGGTGAACGCCAACATAGAAGGGTAAGGCAGACAGACAGCTCTTTGTGCTCGCTCTGGGCTGTGAGTCTGGCTCTGAGCTGCTCCCATGGCTGCAGGGGGAATGGGACCTGTGAACTGCAGTGTGGGGAGCCTGGAGAGAGCTGGGAGTGTTCTATGGGCTCTGCTGCTACTGATAGTGTAAATAAGTTGCAGAGAGGTGTATGCCAGCGTCATGGAGGCTGATGTCTAGGAATGGGCTCTAACATCCATTGCTGCAACCCACGAGGCAGCAAGTCCTGCCTGCTGTGCCCTCTTGGGAGTCTGGCCAAGGATACCCTgctgtggggtgctgcagggaagcTCTTGAGTGAGCTCAGCCTCggcttttcctttcagaggtgGGAGATCTCTGCTGGGACTTCCCCACCTTCCAGCTGACAGTCTCGGCTTTatgggaaggagcaggaaatAATCAAGCAAATGACCTGTCAAAGCTTACTGATCATCTCTTTAGAGCAGACGCCTGTGTGTTCAGAGCTTGCAGTCTGGCACCCATCTGCCCCAGCAGCATGTGTGCacaggcaggctggctggggcttGCATCAAAGCTCCTGCGAATCCAGAGAGCCTGCTCTCATGACACTGGCGCAGGGAGAGTCCCCAGCCTCTGGACACAGCTGGAGGACAGCACTGGGGTCACACAAGCTGCTTCGATTCACCTCTCGCCccttgtgcatgtgtgtgtgtcccagGCCAGTGCTCTGCTGGAGGAAGGGTGCCTGTCATGTACAGGTTGTGAATCCAGCAGTTGCTCTTCTCTGCAGGGCATAAtcagcagcatttgtttttcatgggAACTTGCGCGTTGTCTGACTTGCACTTGCTTCTGCTACTCCCCAGCCCATCACTTGCACTGAGGCTGCTGGCACATAAGATACAGTCACCTCAGGAGATGGAAGCTCTTCATGCTCTCACAGTAAGTGCTTTCATCTGCATGCAAAGAGAGGCAGCAGTAGCTTGGAAATAGAGTTTGAGGGATAGAGACagtctgtcttttctttttctcttagatgtccctccctttctttttctcttagaTGTCTCTCCCTTTTAACTTCCCGTTGCACAAGGAATACAGAAGCCAGGGTATAACGGAAAGAGTAACGGCTGTTGTTCCTTCCCAGGTCACTCTGCTGACATGTTTCAGTGGTCTGCAGCTTGTGCTGTTTGACCTGTGGTCCAAAAGTTACTAGTGGTGGGTAGGATAGAGCAGACAGTCTTTAAACATGCTGCTTAAGAAGGTTGGATGAAAGAAAAGTACATGTTCTTACTGCCCAACTTTCTCAGTATCTTGCATTTCTGAGTGCAGTGCCAGAAATTTCTTAAATTtagtgttaatttttaaaatattaaagtttttaaaaattccccAAGACTTGTGTGCACTGTTTCTGTTTGGtaccattttgttttctgcaggtgCTAGAGACCTGTGTGAATAACTGCGGTGAAAGATTTCACAATGAAATAgcaaaattcagatttctgaatGAGCTGATTAAAGTGCTTTCCCCAAAGGTAGGTAGTCATGGTTACACTGGATATCACAGGTGGGACACACTGTTTATTTTGTGGTGgatatgaaaacagaattaatctcacacagaagcagagcaggatTTGTTCTGTGCCTCCAAGCATAAGGAGTGGATGTGAATCCCCTGTAAACAATGTAAGGCAGGGGCTCTTTCTGTGAATTTCCTTGTGgtttctcccagctctgctaggACAGTCAGGGACACTAGAGGAGCTTGAAGTTGTTTCTGTGACCACTCAGCCTGTGGCCCTTTTGCCTCTCAGTGATTTACAGAACTTCGATCGGGGAAGTGGCAGAGGACggagctgccaggagctgcctaGAGCCTCTCCCATGTTTCCTTATGCTCTGTCCTCAAACTCTTTGTGCTCGGGCTGCTCTCCTTGCTTCCTCCTGCCAGAAGTTAGCCTGGGCTTGGGTCCTGCTCGTGGGGCAGCATCAGCTTAGGTAGCAGCAGCCAGGGACTGGCCTTCAGCGGCCCTTGTGCCGCACTTGCTCTGCCATCACCTGACGGTCACGCATTCATGCAGCTGCTTTGGGGTCCCACTGAAGGTCTCCTGAAAGCTGGGCAGAGGGCTCCCAGTCCCGGGGCAGTGACAGCCCTGAGTCAGGGGGAGGCTGAGAGGGATCAGCTGTAGCTAACATGGAAGCTGCAAAGtcccttcctgcagctctgcttccctggctCACAATATATTCCTTCAATATATTCGATATattcctgctccctgctgtggaGCACTTTGTTTCTGAGTGCAATCACTGCCTCCtgagaagagaagcagcaatcaGAAATTAGAAGTTTAGTTTGAGAAGCTAAGTGAGCTGTGAGTTCAGAGTGGATGCATTGGGTCCCCTGGCAGTGCCTCTCCTGATGAAAAATGGAGACCTGTTCTATCAGAGACGCTGTGATCTCCATGCCATGCTCCTCTCTGCATCAAATAACGGGCCTGGGACTCTCTTCACTGCTCTTCTCAGCAGCTCAGTaatcaatttccctttttagtGGGTCCTGTGCACATTTACTGCTTGTACAGGCTTCGTTTTCCATTACATCATCTCGATGGCAGAGGTGCAAAAAGCTGATTTCAGAGAAATGTTtaaccaaacaacaaaacctcttCTCTCAGTCCTGGGCTTGGTAAAGGTATTTCAGTGAAACAACAAACTTTAAAGAATGTATCACTACAGagagttttgtttgctgttttgacAGAACAGATATCATTGAATGAGTTTTAAATGCCTAGCAGAGGTTTGTGTGTGGCTTTTACCATTCTTCCCGATGTTTTTATAATACACCAAAGTGAGTGCTTATAGGcaataatgagaaaaatctaagaaaacatccagatgctgaaaaaagagagtaactttttcttgttttgttcagttttcatttgtgtGAGTCTGGCTGAGGCCAGCGGCACTATTTGCATTGCAGGCAGTTAAGGGAAGTATTTAAAGTCAAGCACAGAACTGTTTTCACTAAAATAAAAGAGcatagttttggttttggattcAATAACTGATCAGGGAaattctgaaatgctttcattttatttatgtaattatCATATGCTTAATAGCATTCCTTGTATTTAAAGCCATACACACTATTTCCTATACCACAAAATACACAGTTGGCAACACTGTGAATAAAGTGTTAGGAATCCATTTGCCACTTGGCCTCTGCACACAGAAAACTTGAGGCTAGAACCATGTGCCATATCTGGCACTAATTCTTGGGTTTAatctctttttgtctttaattttttgtttgttttcagtactATGGAACCTGGTCTTCAGAAAAAGTCAAGTCAAGAGTCACAGAAGTAATATTCAGTTGGACGGTCTGGTTTCCTCAGGAAGTTAAAATCCGGGATGCTTATCAGATGCTGAAGAAACAAGGTTTAGTTCTGTTATTTCGGTTTCCTTTTTAGTCTTCCAAGTCACGTGGTTTCAGACTACAGATATCTGTCCTTTTCAATTTCTGACTAagcttttttcataaaatgttgTGTGTGAGGGGTAAAAGAACAAAGGCCATGCTTAGAAGGCTGTTTGGGTATTTAATGATGCATGTCACTGTTTAAAGAGATTTACCAGAGAACAGCCTTATTGAGTCAAAGCTCAGGCTAGCCTTGTGGCCTCTGTTCACACAGTGCTGACCACTGTTGCGCAGGGGAAAGGTACAGGGCAAACTCAGAGTGATCTTTACCCTGGAATATTCTCCCAGAATTATGGGGGTCATTCAGAGAGATGCTGAGCTGGATTTTTCATCCATTGCATCATATTCAATAGTCCTTAATGGTATTGTAATCTAGAAATTTGTCCAATCCCATCTTGTTATCCTAAGTAATAAATTTCAGAGTTTAACTAGGGAAGTACTGTAATACTTTCTGTGGAAATTTGGGGGAATTAGGGCATTTGTTTAGATGTTTCCCACCGGTTTGCTTCCTGCATCTTTGAACATCAAATGGCTTTGCAAGCCTTCCCCCAAGTCCTGCTGTGGAAAGTTTCCTTGCCATCCCTGCCTTTCttgtgcacagcagctgctgcaggctgggctgttgctgcagcactggcactgGTGGGGTACTGagcaggggtgcaggggtgctgtgtgccctcctgccaggcagctctgggggacCCTGCCCATCCAACGCCTGCACCGTCGCTGCTGCTCTAAGTGCTGGCtagggaggcaggagaggagatgCCCATGGAATCGCTGTGGGCGTTAAGGGCTCCTTTGGCACTCGGCTGCGTGTGTTTGGTGCCCAATGTTTTATGGCCATCCGGACTGTGGCAATCCCATGTGCTTGGAGGTCAGCGCTGGTGTGCGCCCGGCACTCTTGCTATGGGGGAATTTTAGCAGTTCACCCAGAAGAGCTCAGCacatctgaattttattttctactctGAAAATCTCATTTGGCCTGTGCTTAATTCAAGGGAGAAAGGCAAGTCTTTTGCCTGGGTTTTTGCTAAGGCAAGTCCTTGCTTCTCATCTCACTCTGTAAAGTTCTGTGGAGGGATGAATGAAATGGGTGCAAAATCCAATCCTCTGTTGAGCATTGGTGTTTTAACAGCTCAGGCATCACTGAACAAATATTCTTACTCATTCCAGGGATTGTAAAAGAAGACCCCAAACTGCCAGAAGACAGAATTTTACCTCCCCCTTCTCCAAGACCTCAGAATTCTATTTTTGACACAGACGAAGAGAAATCCAAGGTAAACCTGGATTTGTACTGATGAGAAGACAGGCTCAGTCATATTTTGGGagcttttgctgtttcagaCAGAGTATCCTCAGAATAATGCTAATACTTCTTGCTGTAGAACAGCTAGAGAATTCTTTGATGCTTTGTCATAAATTTGTGCTTAGTAAAaagtggggtgtttttttcagaaaaacatcagtTTCTATTAAACTTTCCCAAGGGAGGATTTTTCCAGGTCTTACAGAAATTCTGTAGGGCCAGAGAGTTCCTTTCCAAACAGCCAATGTGTGCAGGTAGCTGTAGGAGGCAGCAGTATAATCTGGATTAGATTATGCGACATGAGCCCACATACTTCCAGGATTATAGAAACTTTTATGCCAGTGGGTGTCTCTCAGTATCTGGTCTTATGTGATGTGTGCCTGTAGTAAGAATGCCTGGAGACTGCTGCTCACTGGTGCCCAATGCTCTCCCCTCAACAGCTCTTAGcaaggcttttaaaaagtagCCACTCTGAAGACCTGCAGGCTGCCAACCGTCTGATCAAGAGCATGATTAAAGAGGTAGGGAGCTCCTTGGGTCAGAAGCTGTGTTTGCAGATGGGGAAGGTGGGAGGGGACTTGGCAATTCAGTTTCTGACAGGGGGCCTCTATACCTGATCATAATGCTGCCCCAGAGGAGGGACTATTTTCAGTATGTCTTATTCCAAAGTTACAGTGTGGAACTGtgatgttttgtttcctttgccaTTGCCAGGAAGAGGGAATATATAGACCCAGGAGCCTGTATGGCAGGACACTTCCATGTTAGTGGGATCCTGGCAGTAGTACCACACAAGTGATAGAAAGtttccaaaaccaaactgtTCCCAGGTGGAAAAAAGCCACCTCTGTACAGAACTGTCTCTTTTCTGCAGGgagtatgtgtgtgcatgtctggcatgtctgttttcattttccatctgaaaGAGCACCCCACTTCTCTGCATAAATAGGAGATTTGGTCTCGTTAAATGAAATCCCTGCACTAATTTTGAGAGTGTTCTGCACGGCAGAAGCCACCAACTCCCGACTCCTAATTTTCAAGTCTTACTCATGCCTGTCATGAAATGAATTCTGTATGCACCAACACAGTGGCCAGGGTGCCCTGAGAAGGGCAGGAGGATTCTGTCCTCACCCTTGGCAGGGAggtgctgtgcagcactgaTACTGGAATTGTTTTGTGGTGTGTCCTTACCTGCACTGCTTTGTGCTTCTTGTACCTGCAGTGAGATATTAATAGGAAGCAACTCCTCAACAAGTGTGATCCAGAGTGCCCCAGCCAAGCATAGGCACTGGTTGTATTAGCCAAATCATCATCTACTTATATCTAATTTTTCATCAAAGGAACAAGAAAAGTCAGATAAGGTGTCCAGAAGAGTGACCACCATCAGTGAGGTTTCTGAGAATATTAAATATATGGACAAGTTACTGGAAAACTACAAGAGACAAGAATTATCCCAATCTGACCAGGAGACCCTACAGGTAAATGCTCTTTTTCCTACGTAAGACCTTCTTTTGTCTGGCTATGCCTGGGAGGGCCCAGGGCAACAGGATTCAAAGGCCAGGACGGTGCACTCAGCTTCTGCCCAGGAAACAGCATTACCAtggcagaaaatgtttctgacaTGTTTGACGAATAGCAGTCCCTCCCATCAGTGTAATGGAAGTCGGAACAGAACTCTCCTGCTGTGCCAGTTTGAGTTTCTGTCCAGGTTAGCTGCTTTTCTTGGGATAACTTATGGGGAAGTGGTTCTTCCTCCAACAGTGGTGTAACGCGCAGGAATCCCCTTCAGCCCAGGCATGGTTAGGTGGGTGTGATGAGATCTGACCAGAGAAGCTCAAAGCTGTGGGCTCTTCAGCTTGTGCAATGGTTTCTGATTCCCCTTTTTCTGCCCAGAGTTCACTGGTCTGCTGTTGCTCATGAGTATCAGTGAATTGAGGAAATGTTTGGTGTCACTAATAGGGCTGTCAGAATAGCTTTACAGCCTCCAAAGACCTGAAACTCTACTAGGATGCCTACCacctcaaatgaaaaaaaatcagacaactGAGTTTTTGTAGGTAAGAACTCCTGTGGCTATGTGTGACAGCTGAGTTTGGAGCTAGTTGCTGGtgggagggctgctgctgtAGATGGAAGAGACCCTACTTTCAGACTGGAAAAGTAGCTGCCTCCACACCTGCTCACTTCCTAAAACACCAAGAGCCGTAAGTGGCTTTGTGTTGTCTGACAGTAGTTACAACGGATGGCCATAATACTTTCTTCTGAGTACTGTGATCAATCTGTTCATGCCtggatactttttcttttaaattgaaTACTTTTACGCTGATCTATTTTACATCTGTATGCATAGAGAGGATGTGATTGCTGAGGAGATACCAGCAAAGCCTCCTTGTTCCAGTGGCTGTACTTCCAGGCCACTGTGAATTTTTAAGAGTGCAGCAACATGCAGCATTGATACCCTTTGTCTGGACCTGGGCAGAAAGTGCATCTTCCTTTTCTAGAGGTAGCATCACTTACAAGTGatcacagagacagaaaagtgTGGGAGTGTCTGGGATCTCCTGAGCAATGATGCGAAACATTTCCTTCCATAGACTCTGTTTCAACGCTGTGAGAAGCTCAGGCCGCTGCTCTTTCGCCTTGCCAGTGAGACAGTTGATGACGATGAGGCTCTAGGTAAGAGCCAACACTGTCTTTGGATTTCTCTGCAGTTAAGTTTGTCTGCCTTCAATTTGACAAGTGGGGTATGCCCTTCTTCTGAGAAGGGGAATGCTTAGGCACTTGCTACTCTGCTGCAAAGCTTTCCACTTCCACCTTTAAAGCATGCCAATGGGAAGTGGCATAAGTCTCCTCCCACTCCTCTCCAAGGCAGCTATTAATAATTTGCACTCGGAGCCCGAAGATAAAGAGTGAATCCAGTTTCTTCTAGCCAGCTTGGTTTTCAGAGTTTTTGGAGTTCTGATGTTCAGAGAACTGAAGGGGTTTGAGGTCTTTTCTCCACAGAGATCGAAGTTCTCTCTGTCTATAAACACAgaagggatatttttttaatttcgTAAGTATAATACCAAGGAGGGTCATATGAGCAGAATCTTTGAATTCCACAGTTATGAAATGTAGCCCTTCCCAGGGGATTGCATTTCACAGTCTTGTCCATATGCCTTGAAAACCTGACTGAAGTGATGTTTTGCTGAACAGACATCTTAAACATCAAGAGCTCAGTAAGAGCTCAGCTGTGCctcaaacatttctttcataTCCATGAATGTTAGGGTTCTTCAACTGTGGATCGCTGGATTATAGACTCAAGCACACTCGGAAAACTTGCGGAGAACAACAAAGTACATAAGAGATGGCAGGAACTAGAAGTACTTTAGAGACAGGATCAGATTTCAAAGTGATCTTGGTAAATGGGAGAGAGGCATGAAATCAGCATATGGGTGTGCAAAgtgctgcctttcagaaagTGGAATGAAAAACTAGTCAGGAGCTTAGGGCAGATTGCCCCGCTAGGCTTTGCTCCAGGCAAGTCCTTAGATGCATGTCCCTTTCTCATGAGCCttttggagagtgctgtggaAATGACCCTCGTGttaaacattaatattttgtttcttttcttgttttccagctgaGATACTGCAGGCCAATGACAAGCTCACGCAGGCGCTTGGACACTACAGGCAGGTTGTAGCCAGCCATGAAAATGGTGGTGGAGGAGGTtcagccaccagctctgctgatgCACCAGGTAAAGAGCATCCCGCGGCATTCCACAACAGCTCTGCTTCCGTCTGTCCTGTGGGAGTGGAGTTTGGAAGTGCTTCTTGGAGAATAAATGTGGAGAAAAATCCTCtaacacaggaaaacattatGTAACCATCATTTTCTTCTATGTGTAGTTGATAGAAAATGTTCCTGAAGTTCTTCGCTTCCGAGTCCTTTCAGGCATGCCTGTACCCATAAATACAGTTCCTTTCAGAAAGTTTCTCTTTAACTCTTTCTGCTACTTCCAAAGCATGCCGGCCAACCCCAAGACGCATGAAGAGCTACACACTGATTGACTTCTCTGAACTGGAGGCCACATCCCAGTCTCCTACAGACCACTCTGCAAACATACCCGCTACCTCCCACCATGGCAGCACCTCTACTTGTCTGCTTGATGAGGAGTTTAAGTCATTAGGTTTGTATATGCAATTCAGTACAGTGTTGTCCTTGTTACTAGGGTTTGTGGTGTTTAATAAAGATAGGAGAACTTTGATTTTAACGTTGGTCCTAAGAGAAGGTAGACTCTTTCATCAAGTTTTCAAGAATGTAGTTTTCTTTAATGATGTTAGACTGTAGTCAACTGCTGTTAAGACAACAAAGGAGGAACCTGTGGAAAactcttgttttctgtaattgACCTGTGGTATTTTGACACCTTTCTTAGGTCTCAGCAACTCTCCTGTTGGACAGGAACCACTGCCCGATTTTGGCTTAGCAGAGGTGAGTGATCCTCAGACACTTTAGTCTATAAGGTACAAAGGACAAAAATCAGACATGATTCTTGATGTAGCTTTCTCTAGCAACCTTTTTTTACACCACTCTATTCTGAAGGGGGAACTGGAATCCTCCTGCTCAGCAATGGATTTCTCAGTTGCAGTCTGCAACCAGATCActcatatttatttctatttaaagtaGTGTTATTAAAAACAAGGTTCTTTTCAATGCAACAGGTctgatttttcctgttgttctaTAGCATGAACCAGAAGTGCCTTATTTTTCAGACTGCTGTACACAATGGATATGGTGAAATCGTAAGTGCTGTTCAAACATGGGGACTGCAGGAGAGCTCTGAAGACAGCTGTTCAGAGAAGAATGAATTTCAGGGCCTGGTTGATCAGCACTCTCTACAATCCAGGACCAAGACATTACCTTTGTAAGAAAACTGCATAATGCAGTCTGACTTTGGAGATGAGGAATACTGGTTTACAGCAATGAGGATTAGGGAAACTTTTCAACTACAACTGGTTAGTGATGGCAAGCTACCCATCCACCCATTGGCTCTTATGCAGCAGTTATGCCTCTGTTAATTGCACTTTGTGTAATTGCACACTGGGACCTTCCAAAGGTCAGAAATTTTGAGAGACAAATCCTGTGGCTTGGTAACAAGGTGATCTTgagcaaaaggaacaaaaaccTTACAGTCAGCTCTTTCTATAATAACCTGTGActcaaaaattactttccctAGCTTTCTTCTGGCTGTGACACAGGCATTCAGCGGAAGCCTGACAGTTCATAAGCCAAATTAATTATCCACAGACCTTCAGAGTGGGTGACCATTATGATGTACTTATCCAGTCTGCCATAATA
This genomic window contains:
- the GGA2 gene encoding ADP-ribosylation factor-binding protein GGA2 isoform X3, whose translation is MFYQASPHPQRTLPHHKHSCGLPAGRVEAHEELRRVDLLPASGGVERSRSPWLALGSWSGGSYYGTWSSEKVKSRVTEVIFSWTVWFPQEVKIRDAYQMLKKQGIVKEDPKLPEDRILPPPSPRPQNSIFDTDEEKSKLLARLLKSSHSEDLQAANRLIKSMIKEEQEKSDKVSRRVTTISEVSENIKYMDKLLENYKRQELSQSDQETLQTLFQRCEKLRPLLFRLASETVDDDEALAEILQANDKLTQALGHYRQVVASHENGGGGGSATSSADAPACRPTPRRMKSYTLIDFSELEATSQSPTDHSANIPATSHHGSTSTCLLDEEFKSLGLSNSPVGQEPLPDFGLAETAVHNGYGEIVSAVQTWGLQESSEDSCSEKNEFQGLVDQHSLQSRTKTLPLDLSPMKLPFPDLPNSSMADTSFSSLGYELKPAASLHPASYDASLENLFVPLISITPSSICPLTVYDRNGFKAMLHFSRDPAPGRPDVLVLVLSMLSTSAQPVKDIVFQAAVPKTMKIKLQPASGSELPAFSPLLPPAVVSQVLLLANPQKDPIRLRYKLAFVQGVQPFAEVGEVTGFPEAELWGRS
- the GGA2 gene encoding ADP-ribosylation factor-binding protein GGA2 isoform X2 — translated: MGTCALSDLHLLLLLPSPSLALRLLAHKIQSPQEMEALHALTVLETCVNNCGERFHNEIAKFRFLNELIKVLSPKYYGTWSSEKVKSRVTEVIFSWTVWFPQEVKIRDAYQMLKKQGIVKEDPKLPEDRILPPPSPRPQNSIFDTDEEKSKLLARLLKSSHSEDLQAANRLIKSMIKEEQEKSDKVSRRVTTISEVSENIKYMDKLLENYKRQELSQSDQETLQTLFQRCEKLRPLLFRLASETVDDDEALAEILQANDKLTQALGHYRQVVASHENGGGGGSATSSADAPACRPTPRRMKSYTLIDFSELEATSQSPTDHSANIPATSHHGSTSTCLLDEEFKSLGLSNSPVGQEPLPDFGLAETAVHNGYGEIVSAVQTWGLQESSEDSCSEKNEFQGLVDQHSLQSRTKTLPLDLSPMKLPFPDLPNSSMADTSFSSLGYELKPAASLHPASYDASLENLFVPLISITPSSICPLTVYDRNGFKAMLHFSRDPAPGRPDVLVLVLSMLSTSAQPVKDIVFQAAVPKTMKIKLQPASGSELPAFSPLLPPAVVSQVLLLANPQKDPIRLRYKLAFVQGVQPFAEVGEVTGFPEAELWGRS
- the GGA2 gene encoding ADP-ribosylation factor-binding protein GGA2 isoform X1 codes for the protein MAGAGELERWLNKATDPSVPEENWECIQQFCDQVNANIEGPSLALRLLAHKIQSPQEMEALHALTVLETCVNNCGERFHNEIAKFRFLNELIKVLSPKYYGTWSSEKVKSRVTEVIFSWTVWFPQEVKIRDAYQMLKKQGIVKEDPKLPEDRILPPPSPRPQNSIFDTDEEKSKLLARLLKSSHSEDLQAANRLIKSMIKEEQEKSDKVSRRVTTISEVSENIKYMDKLLENYKRQELSQSDQETLQTLFQRCEKLRPLLFRLASETVDDDEALAEILQANDKLTQALGHYRQVVASHENGGGGGSATSSADAPACRPTPRRMKSYTLIDFSELEATSQSPTDHSANIPATSHHGSTSTCLLDEEFKSLGLSNSPVGQEPLPDFGLAETAVHNGYGEIVSAVQTWGLQESSEDSCSEKNEFQGLVDQHSLQSRTKTLPLDLSPMKLPFPDLPNSSMADTSFSSLGYELKPAASLHPASYDASLENLFVPLISITPSSICPLTVYDRNGFKAMLHFSRDPAPGRPDVLVLVLSMLSTSAQPVKDIVFQAAVPKTMKIKLQPASGSELPAFSPLLPPAVVSQVLLLANPQKDPIRLRYKLAFVQGVQPFAEVGEVTGFPEAELWGRS